One window of Brevibacillus choshinensis genomic DNA carries:
- a CDS encoding cold-shock protein, with the protein MQTGTVKWFNAEKGYGFIAVEGGNDVFVHFSAIQGEGFKSLEEGQRVEFNVVEGNRGPQAENVVKL; encoded by the coding sequence ATGCAAACAGGTACAGTAAAATGGTTCAACGCTGAAAAAGGTTATGGCTTCATCGCAGTTGAAGGCGGAAACGATGTATTCGTTCACTTCAGCGCTATCCAAGGTGAAGGTTTCAAATCCCTCGAAGAAGGCCAACGCGTTGAGTTCAACGTAGTAGAAGGCAACCGTGGACCACAAGCTGAGAACGTTGTAAAACTGTAA